A single genomic interval of Peribacillus sp. FSL H8-0477 harbors:
- a CDS encoding superoxide dismutase — protein MAFELPQLPYAYDALEPHIDKETMNIHHTKHHNTYVTNLNAALEGNEELLSKSVEEIVANLDAVPEEKRTAVRNNGGGHANHSLFWTIISPNGGGQPTGELAEAITSKFGSYDSFKEEFAKAATTRFGSGWAWLAVNNGEIEITSTPNQDSPLSEGKTPIIGLDVWEHAYYLNYQNRRPEYINAFWNVVNWNEAEKRYNAAK, from the coding sequence ATGGCATTCGAACTTCCACAATTACCGTACGCATATGATGCGTTAGAACCACACATCGACAAGGAAACAATGAACATCCATCATACGAAGCACCATAACACGTATGTAACGAACTTAAACGCAGCACTTGAGGGCAATGAAGAACTTCTTAGCAAAAGCGTAGAAGAAATTGTTGCTAACCTTGATGCAGTTCCAGAAGAAAAACGTACAGCAGTACGTAATAATGGCGGCGGACACGCTAACCATTCATTATTCTGGACAATTATTTCACCAAACGGAGGCGGACAGCCTACTGGAGAATTAGCAGAAGCAATCACAAGCAAATTCGGAAGCTATGACAGCTTCAAAGAAGAATTCGCTAAAGCTGCAACAACTCGTTTTGGATCTGGCTGGGCATGGCTTGCTGTAAACAATGGCGAGATTGAAATCACAAGCACACCAAACCAAGATTCACCACTTTCTGAAGGCAAAACACCAATTATCGGTCTTGATGTTTGGGAGCATGCTTATTACCTAAACTACCAAAACCGTCGTCCAGAATACATCAATGCATTCTGGAATGTTGTAAACTGGAACGAAGCAGAAAAACGCTACAACGCTGCAAAATAA
- a CDS encoding DUF456 domain-containing protein has product MDVIYWILITVMFLVGFVGLIFPIIPGVLFIIGGIVLYGLLFTFEPFNWVFWLIQVLFVILLFAADYVANLLGVKKYGGTKAGIWGSTIGLLVGPFVIPFVGILIGPFVGAVIAEMIVHRTNLVTAGKIGLGSVVGFISGTITKGLIQLFMIAYFLFVVL; this is encoded by the coding sequence ATGGATGTTATTTACTGGATACTAATTACAGTCATGTTTTTGGTTGGTTTTGTCGGGTTGATTTTCCCGATAATCCCGGGTGTGTTATTTATTATTGGCGGCATAGTCCTTTATGGACTGCTGTTTACATTTGAACCGTTTAACTGGGTATTCTGGCTGATACAAGTTTTGTTCGTCATTCTTTTATTTGCAGCTGACTATGTTGCGAATTTGTTGGGTGTTAAAAAATATGGCGGTACAAAAGCTGGAATCTGGGGAAGTACAATTGGTCTTTTAGTCGGCCCTTTTGTTATTCCGTTTGTTGGTATTCTAATTGGTCCATTTGTTGGGGCTGTAATCGCTGAAATGATTGTGCATCGCACCAATCTTGTAACTGCTGGAAAAATTGGTCTAGGGTCGGTTGTTGGTTTCATCAGCGGGACAATCACCAAGGGACTTATTCAGCTGTTTATGATTGCATACTTTCTTTTTGTCGTACTTTGA